The Bdellovibrio bacteriovorus W nucleotide sequence CTCAACACTGGTGCTTTAATATGGCGACGATGGCTTCAATTTTTGCAGCGAGCGAATGTGTGAAAGCTTTTGGGTTCACTGACTTCCGAGAGGATATGAAGTCGTTTGATGTTCCAACTTTAATAATTCACGGAGATGAAGATAAAATTGTTCCCGAAGATGCTACAGGCAAAGCCGCTGCCGGAATGATTCCAGGTGCGACTTATATTTCTTATGAAGATGGCCCCCATGGACTTTTCATTACGCATCGTGAAGAGTTGAATAATGATTTGATCAAGTTCTTCTCTGCTCATCGAGGCTTAGAAACTCCGCGCTTAATTTCCCGAGAGGTAGATTCGGCTCGTACGGGGTCAAGTCCCTATCGTCAGTAGTTTTCTGAAAAGAGGAGAGAGATCTCCTCTTTCTTTATTTGATTTATGCAAACTCACTTTATAGTCTTTTTAAAAACAGGGAGTGCTTCTTGGTTTATAAGACAAAACATCTCAGTATCTCGATAAACTGTGATTTGCCGAAGGCCTATCAATTTATTTCAAATCCCCTAAACTTACCAAAGTGGGCTTTGGGTTTAAGTCAGAGTCAGGTAAAGCAAGAGGGTGTGCATTGGGTGGCAGATTCTCCAATGGGAAAAGTGCATTTTCGCTTTGTGGAAGAAAATCCTTATGGGGTTTTAGATCACAATGTGACTCTAGAAAGTGGTGAGGTCTTTTATAATCCTCTAAGAGTGATTCGCAATGGTTCGGGTGTCGAGGTGCTTTTTTCGCTTTTTCAACTAGGCGACGAAGATGCATTTTTGAGTGATGCCAAAATGGTAGAAGAGGATCTTCAGAGACTGAAGGCGCTTCTCGAGAGTTAAATGATATCAGGGTCTTTCTTCGAAGATGCCCATTTTCGTACTTCCTATATTTCCCCTAGGAGATCGACCTGTGATAGAGCCAGGAACGGCAAGTAGTAAGCGTGGCACTTGGCCAAAAAACTCAGTCCAATTTTTGAATTTATAGGCCAGAGCGAACATTTTCCAGTGAACATAGAAATGAGGCCATGCTTGAGGCTGTGAAAGAAGGTGGGCTTCTTCTAGAAGACTCATTGAATCTTCATATCCTTTGAGTTTTGCGGTTTCTGCTTTTTCAATGAGACTTAAAATTTCACTTTTCATTTTCAATCACCGACTCCCACTCTTGGGCACTAAATGGGACATCGGTTCCTAAGATATCCACACCGAGAGTTTTCATTCGTTCATAGGTTTCAAGATCGTTGGCATTCCACGCAGTCACCGTGATGTTTTGCTCATGGCATGTTTTTACAAGCTCATCGTCAATCCAATGAACGCTCATGGAGACACCTTCAGCTTTTGCGCTTCGGGCAATCTCTACAGGGTTGAGAGGCAAGCCAAAGAGTAAGCACGCTGTTTTAAAGCGCGGATGGTGGTTTTTAAACTCATGCAACCATCTATGATTAAACGAGATCACAGTCACTTGCGAAGGGTCGATATTCTTTTCGATCGTACGACCCAGTCTTGCAAAGTCTCCGTTTGATTTGATTTCGATTTGCAATTCCATTTTCGTATCAACATAAAGATCGAGGACATCTTCAAGTTGGGGCAAAGGATCACCCTCTTTCGTGCGAACATTTGAAAGCTCTGACCAAGTTTTTTGACGAAGAGGGCCACTAGATGTGGTGGTGCGATCTAAGGTATCATCATGGTGAACGACCCAAACACCGTCGGCGGATTCGTGAATATCAAACTCCACGACGGGGGTATTTGACTCCAGCAAGGCTTCGAAGGAACGCATTGTATTTTCAGGAGCTCTGTCTCGAGCTCCGCGATGACCCATTAATTTCATAAAGAAATGGTAGCCAAGGGCATTTATATTGCCAAGAAGTCTGCGGATTCATGTTTAAATATAAAAGGGAAAGTTTTTAGAGGTCCTAGGGCCGCAAGAGACGCTTGTGAGGCAAGTACTGACAAATGGCGGAGAGACCGGGATTTGAACCCGGGGTAGACCTTTTGAGTCTACGAGCGTTTAGCAAACGCTTGGTTTCAGCCACTCACCCACCTCTCCGCGGTCGATTTAAGCGACATGAGGAATAAAGCTGCCATATCGTGCGCTCAGAAGCAAGCTGTTGCCTCTTTTCTTTTTATAATTTTTGTAAGAATGCTTGATTTTTTCTTGGCCCCAGCTTATCAATATCACCTCTTTGCAGTGCACTCGTAGCTCAGCTGGATAGAGTACTTGACTACGAATCAAGTGGTCAGAGGTTCGAATCCTCTCGAGTGCACCATTTTTTCTCTTTAAATCCTACAAAAAATACTGTCTTTCGAAAAATTCTTGGCTTAGCCTAAGTCCATGAAAAACAATATGATTTTAAAAACTTCCATGCTTCTCTTGGCTCTTGTTGGAGTCATCTATGGGATTCGCGCTTTGAATTCTGGAACTCTTCAGACAGAGGCTGGCGATCCAAATAGTTTTATTGGATCTCTTTTGGGGGCGGATCAAAAACTCTTTAATTGGTGTCCGTTGAAGACTGAAAAGGTCGAGGTTTTTACGAGGAGCGGCGAAGTTGAATCTGTAAAAACAGAGGCCGTGGATATTTCCTCACTTTGTGAAATAGCAATCGGTAACTTCGCGACGACGGACTTGGACAAGGCAGAGTTTGTACTGAAATTGCGTGCGCACGGCTCGCGCGGGGAAGTGACAGAGCTTTTCGCCTCTGAAAACGGTCTTTTCAAGGTTCAGGATATGCCCTTTTCATCAGCAGTTTTAACGAAGGTCTTGGGGCGTTTGAGTGCTCCCGAATCCCATTAAAGATTTCTGTTTGACAAAAGGGTGCAAGAAGCAATAATTTAGTTCTTCACCGATGTTCAGGAGTAGCTCAGTCGGTAGAGCAAGCGGCTGTTAACCGCTGGGTCGGGGGTTCGAGTCCCTCCTCCTGAGCCATTTAATTAAACCTGCCTTAGAGCAGGTTTTTTTATTTCTAAATCATCCCTTTTAAAATCTTAAGTTCAACTGACTTGCACACATCGTTTTGGCGCGAATGGAATTTAGTTTTGAATCACAGTAGATTCCGCGGCCCGTGACTTGATCAGCTTTTAGAATCAGGCTGGCGTTGCCAATTTCAGATTGTCCCAGTTGATTGAGGCCATAAATGCGTTCAGTGGCCTTAGATGCTTCCATCGGGCGAGCTTGTGAGTGAGTATTCGTTAACGGAATCACTTCAATTGCGTCCACCTTAACTTTACCCGTTTGTGGGTCGCGCTCTACGTAAAGTCTGGAGAACATTCCCCAGTCTTTGCGTGTATCAATTTTTTTTGTGATGTCGGCAGAGCCCACCATCATATAGTTGCCAAGGCTATAGTAAATGTATTTATCGCCTTGCTTTTGAATGGGTCGAACCACGTGGGGATGATGGCCTATAATAAGATCGACGCCACCGTAAGTCAGCGCGTATTCAAAGCGTGATTTTTGTCCACCATCTAATTCTACTTTTCCTTCCGTTCCGAAGTGGATCGAAAGCATTTTAAAATCCGCCTTAGTTTGAGAGAAGGCTTTGATGAGATCTTTATAGTCTCTATCGTCTCTAACAAATAGAATTCCTGGTTGCGATTGGCTGGCTTTAAAGCGCGGATCTCCAATGGTCGCAGTAGCAAACGCAAATGTGATTCCATTTTTAGTAATGATTTTCGGTTTCAACAAATTAGATCGATAGTCGATTCCATCATAGACAATGTGCGGATATTCCTGCTGAATCTTCTGCATTTCGCCCATGGTGTGGCGCATGCCTTCGTGCCCATAGTCGTAGGTGTGATTGTTGGCAAGATTGAAGAGATTAAAACCGAGATCAATTAAGTGTCTAACGGCATTGGGATGACTGCGAAAAGCAAACTGTTTGTCTTCGTTGCTGATCTCATTGGATGAAGAAACGACTGTTTCAATGTTAGCAAAGTTAATGTCTCCATTAATAAGGGGTCTAATGCCGGCAGTGAAGTTGCGCCAAGGTGTTGGAGAGGAACTATAGAGAACTCCTGCTGAGTTTACATTGATGCGGTTGCGATTGAAGTTAACGTCTCCACCCATGGTGATAACAACATCGGCTGATGCTGCTATAGAAGAAGACGCCGCTAACATTAAAAGTGCTTTTGCTATTTTCATAAGAAGAAAATATTTCAAACATCGTGCCCTTTTTAGGCGCATTTAAAAGGGCTTAGAACATTATAAAGTGTCTCAAGATTAATCACTCGCCCTAAATTGATATTCGAATAAGAAGCTCGGGAAGCAAATTCTTCGGAACCAAAAATGTCTCAAAGAGACACAAATGGTCCACTAATATTGCTCAAATCTCATAAAAGCCATCGGCATGAACGAAATTTCTCGGCACAGCCTTTGTAATAAGGCAGAGAGATACCGTTGGACGTGCGTTGGAGGACACTTATGCGTCTTATTAAAATACTTCCCCTATTAGCTTTTTGGGCAATGACCGCTGTTTCAATGCGTGCGGGTGCCGATGTGAAAAGCTATAGAGAATGGAAATCAGACCGTGTCACTCATGCCGAAACAAAAGTGAACTTTCTGAAGGCGCAGTTGACTGTAAAAAAAGCGCAACGAGGAGTAGCTAATGGAACAGATCCTAATCTAGCAATGCGTAGTACAGTGGAGGCGGTTTCAACTCATAATATGAGCGTAGAGAGAATGGAAAGACAGCTCCGAGAAGAGATATACGCTTTAGAAATCGCCAAGGATCTTTCCGTTACGGACTACTTTGTTGGATATCTGACTAAGGTTCAAGATCAACAGGCTGCATTTAGTGAGGTGGCTGGAAAGTTAAGCTCTGAGGAAATTGCCGAACTCATGATGGCCTACGCAAACTCTGTCTTTGGTGGAAGCTCTACGAATGAAATTCCAGCCAGCGCAGCGAACATTTCAAAGGATGGCGCCAAATAATGCAGCGCATACGGACCCAGACGTAATTATTGAAGAAATTTAAATCACTCGACCTTGACTCTGCCGATAGGCGATTCATATTAGCTTCGTTAATTGTAAAATCAAACGGAGGTAAAATATGGCTAAAAGTGAAATCGGCGTACGTCCCCTTCACGATAGAATTCTAGTTCGCAGAATGGCGGAAGAAGAAAAAACCGCTGGCGGATTATTCATCCCCGACACTGCTAAAGAAAAACCACAAAAAGGTGAAATCATTGCTACTGGCAATGGCCGTATTACTGAAGACGGTAAGGTACTTCCATTGGAAGTTAAGGTTGGCGATAAAGTTCTTTTCAGCAAATACGCTGGGACTGAATTAAAACTTGAAGGCCACGAATACCTAATGATGCGCGAAGAAGATATTTTAGGCGTTTTTAACTAAGATCTAATCTCTAAATAAACTCTCGGAGAAAACAAAATGAGCAAAATGTTAGTATTTTCAGAAGAAGCTCGTGCACACATTCTAAAAGGTGTGAACACTCTAGCTAATGCAGTAAAAGTAACTTTAGGACCTAAAGGTCGCAACGTTGTCATCGATAAATCTTTTGGTTCACCTTTAATCACTAAAGACGGCGTGACAGTTGCTAAAGAAATCGAATTGGAAAATAAATTCGAAAACATGGGCGCGCAAATGGTTAAAGAAGTTGCGTCTAAAACAAACGATGAAGCTGGTGACGGTACAACAACTGCGACGGTGCTTGCTCAAGCTATCTACCGTGAAGGTGCGAAGCTTGTCACTGCGGGCCACAATCCAATGGCTATCAAACGTGGTATCGACAAAGCTGTAACGATTGTTATTGATGAGCTCAAAAAAATGGCGAAGCCAGTTAAGGGTTCAAACGAAGTTGCACAAGTTGGATCTATCTCTGCAAACAACGATAAAGAAATCGGAACTATGCTTGCAGATGCAATGGATAAAGTAGGCCGCGAAGGCGTAATCACGATCGAAGAATCTAAAACTGCAAAAACTGAAGTTACAGTAGTAGAAGGTATGCAATTTGACCGTGGCTACCTTTCTCCATACTTCGTAACAAATGCAGAGAGAATGGAAGCTGTTCTTGAGAACGCATATGTTCTTGTTTACGACAAAAAAATCTCTTCAATGAAAGACATGATCAACATCCTTGAAGGCGTTGCAAAACAAGGCCGTCAATTGTTAATCATCGCTGAAGATGTTGAAGGTGAAGCATTAGCGACTCTTGTTGTGAATAAGCTTCGTGGAACTCTTCACATCTGTGCAGTTAAAGCTCCTGGTTTCGGCGATCGTCGTAAATCAATGCTTGAGGATATCGCTATCCTTACTGGCGCAAAAGTTATCTCTGAAGACATGGGTCGTAAACTTGAGCAAGCAACTATCGAAGATCTTGGTGTTGCTAAGCGCGTAGTTGTTGATAAAGACAATACAACAGTTATTGATGGTGCTGGTAAAAAAGCAGACATCTCTGCTCGCGTAGCTTCTATCAAAGCTCAAATCGAAGAAACTTCATCTGATTATGATAAAGAGAAGCTTAAAGAGCGCCTAGCTAAATTAGCTGGTGGTGTTGCTGTTATTCACGTAGGTGCTCCTTCAGAAGTTGAAATGAAAGAGAAAAAACACCGCGTAGAAGATGCTTTGAATGCAACTCGCGCAGCTGTTGAAGAAGGTATCGTAGCAGGTGGTGGTACATCACTTCTAAGAGCTTCTATGGCTATTGAAAAATCTCAATTCGGTGAAGAAGAGCAATTTGGTGCGATGATTATTAAACGCGCTTGTGAAGAGCCAATTCGTCAAATCTCTGCCAACGCTGGTCTTGATGGTGCTATCGTTCTTGATCGTATTCTTCAAAACAAGTCTGTTTCATGGGGTTTCAATGCTTACTCTGATGAATACACTGACTTAATCAAAGACGGTGTTATTGATCCAGTTAAAGTTGTTCGTTGTGCTCTTACGAATGCCGCGTCTGTATCTTCATTGATGCTTACAACTGAGACTATGATTGCTGAAGCTCCTAAAAAAGATGCTCCTGCTCCAATGGGTGACCATGGTGGCATGGGTATGGGTGGTATGGGCGGAATGATGTAATTCTCGCTCTAGCCTCTTATGAGCTAGAAATAAAAAACCCAAGCTTTTAAAGGCTTGGGTTTTTTTGTACCTAAAATAAGTATTGCACGCCTAGAAGTAAGCTTGAAACCCCGTGGCTGGCGCCATCAGGCTGTGGATTTCTTGAAGTTGTGCCTGAGAAATCACTGCTATAATTTTCAAACATCAGCTCACCACGAATTTTAAATCGCGTCTGCATTCGATAATCCATAAAAAAGCTAAAAGTATTCATTTGATTCGATGAACTGCCACTACTGACATTTTCACTCAAGCTCGGGTTGATATAGAAATCAAGTTTACCACCGATATCAATTGGCATCTCCGGAGAAAGTGGAAACTGCCCAGAAATCGAAAGATGCAACCCTGAATACTCCATAGATGAAAATGCCAATGGCTGACTCTTATCCACGGTAAATTTCGTCGTGGAGTAGCCGCCGGCAATTTGCATCTTCGGGCCGAAGTAGTCGTCTGTGAGTAGTAAATTATAGCCAAGGCTGACGCCATAGCTACTCATCGCTAAGTTGAGGCTACTCGGGGAAGAACCCGCAAGGTCGTTATCAAGGTTCGTAATTCCTTGACGCGTAAATAGACCTACATACCAATTAGGATTGAGCCAAAGCTCTCCACGCAGAAGAATTGTCGGCATATAAGAATTGGCACTGGCTGAGTCACCTGACTTGAAGTTTGCTTTCTGATTATAAGAAGCAAGGCCCGCAAGAACTTCTAACTTTCCAAATTGCGGAGGTGAAGATGGTAGCCACTCAGAGGGGCTCTCGCCAAAAGCCAGTTCCGCATCTGGGCGAGAGCTGATGTCTTGAAGGACTTTACCACCAGCCACTGTGACAGGTGTTGCGTACTTATAGAACTCATCGGGAACAAGCTTAGAACCTGCTTGTAATAACCCAGGCTCTCGCTCCATTTCCACGTATCCAAAACTCAGGTAAGGCTCTACTTTAAAGAGCTTGATGCGTCCCAGAACTTCTCTTTCTGTGCCGACCATGACGTGCAGCTTTGGATGTCTGTTGATACGAATCACCTGCACCGCTGTGAGCTTGCTATCTACTTTTAAACCATAGGCGCTTCCTAAGTTTAAAGTCACTTGCTGACCTCGACGACTGAGTATGGTTCCACGATAAGGCATTCGAGCCTTGAGTGATTCGAAAAGTTTTGCAGCTTCGATTTTAATATCCGCGGTTTCAAATCCTTTGATGTCACTGGTCGTTTCAGAAAGAAGTGGAAGCCCCGTTTTTTCAGTAAATAAATTGAAAGTTAAGCTGATGCCTTTTGGACCCTTAATAATATGAGACTCTAATGCTGCTTGAGCGTCGGTTGCTCGCATAATGCGAATGGCCTCTGCGGGGCTATCGAGCAACGATTTACTCTGAGGAGTGTCAGCAAGTTTTAGATTCCACTGTTTATCATTATTGATGATTTTTTTTAGTTCATCAAAAATAGGTTTTGCATAAATGCCACCGACATTGTCCGTTGTGGGCGTCAGGACAATGGTTTTAATGGAAAGCTCATCGTCAGCAGTCGAGATGTATACGTTCTGGGCGTTGGTCTGAGCATGAGACCATGGTGAAGACATTGAAAGAAGAAGAAAACAGCTCATTAAAAAAATAAATCTTTTATGCATAATATATTTTTGCATTGCCTTAATTAGTCGTCAATTGGCGTCAAGTAATTCGGACCGTTTACCGATGCTGAAACCATGATGAACTTTGTCCGATTGAACGTCTTTGTCTTTTTCTTTTTTGTCTCTGTCACGGTGAGAGCGCAAGTCTTCTTAGAAGGCTTGGCGTCGGGCCGTTATGAGAAAAAGGCCGTGGCAACTCAGTCATCGACTA carries:
- a CDS encoding 60 kDa chaperonin (COG0459 Chaperonin GroEL (HSP60 family)); the encoded protein is MLVFSEEARAHILKGVNTLANAVKVTLGPKGRNVVIDKSFGSPLITKDGVTVAKEIELENKFENMGAQMVKEVASKTNDEAGDGTTTATVLAQAIYREGAKLVTAGHNPMAIKRGIDKAVTIVIDELKKMAKPVKGSNEVAQVGSISANNDKEIGTMLADAMDKVGREGVITIEESKTAKTEVTVVEGMQFDRGYLSPYFVTNAERMEAVLENAYVLVYDKKISSMKDMINILEGVAKQGRQLLIIAEDVEGEALATLVVNKLRGTLHICAVKAPGFGDRRKSMLEDIAILTGAKVISEDMGRKLEQATIEDLGVAKRVVVDKDNTTVIDGAGKKADISARVASIKAQIEETSSDYDKEKLKERLAKLAGGVAVIHVGAPSEVEMKEKKHRVEDALNATRAAVEEGIVAGGGTSLLRASMAIEKSQFGEEEQFGAMIIKRACEEPIRQISANAGLDGAIVLDRILQNKSVSWGFNAYSDEYTDLIKDGVIDPVKVVRCALTNAASVSSLMLTTETMIAEAPKKDAPAPMGDHGGMGMGGMGGMM
- a CDS encoding chaperonin groES (COG0234 Co-chaperonin GroES (HSP10)), which gives rise to MAKSEIGVRPLHDRILVRRMAEEEKTAGGLFIPDTAKEKPQKGEIIATGNGRITEDGKVLPLEVKVGDKVLFSKYAGTELKLEGHEYLMMREEDILGVFN
- a CDS encoding poly-gamma-glutamate biosynthesis protein (COG2843 Putative enzyme of poly-gamma-glutamate biosynthesis (capsule formation)), producing the protein MKYFLLMKIAKALLMLAASSSIAASADVVITMGGDVNFNRNRINVNSAGVLYSSSPTPWRNFTAGIRPLINGDINFANIETVVSSSNEISNEDKQFAFRSHPNAVRHLIDLGFNLFNLANNHTYDYGHEGMRHTMGEMQKIQQEYPHIVYDGIDYRSNLLKPKIITKNGITFAFATATIGDPRFKASQSQPGILFVRDDRDYKDLIKAFSQTKADFKMLSIHFGTEGKVELDGGQKSRFEYALTYGGVDLIIGHHPHVVRPIQKQGDKYIYYSLGNYMMVGSADITKKIDTRKDWGMFSRLYVERDPQTGKVKVDAIEVIPLTNTHSQARPMEASKATERIYGLNQLGQSEIGNASLILKADQVTGRGIYCDSKLNSIRAKTMCASQLNLRF
- a CDS encoding putative phosphodiesterase (COG0584 Glycerophosphoryl diester phosphodiesterase), whose product is MGHRGARDRAPENTMRSFEALLESNTPVVEFDIHESADGVWVVHHDDTLDRTTTSSGPLRQKTWSELSNVRTKEGDPLPQLEDVLDLYVDTKMELQIEIKSNGDFARLGRTIEKNIDPSQVTVISFNHRWLHEFKNHHPRFKTACLLFGLPLNPVEIARSAKAEGVSMSVHWIDDELVKTCHEQNITVTAWNANDLETYERMKTLGVDILGTDVPFSAQEWESVIENEK